One region of Cuculus canorus isolate bCucCan1 chromosome 6, bCucCan1.pri, whole genome shotgun sequence genomic DNA includes:
- the LOC104059598 gene encoding UDP-glucuronosyltransferase 1A1-like encodes MEMLMGVLVFLSLFCLADGGKLLVVPMDGSHWLSMRLVLAALSRKGHEIIVVAPEVNLNVKASEYYTLKTYPVPLTREELGASMHSFANDLFERRPFLQRIIALYEKAQVISGLYVSSCTSLLHNKDLMRYLEGSKFDAVLMDPIVPCGQILALHLSVPSVFFLRGLPCSLDLQATQCPDPPSYVPRTFTDNSDHMTFIQRVENLFLKSSESFLCNFAYLPFELLASDFLHRSVTMKELLSHGSIWLKRMDFVFEYPMPVMPNIVFIGGINCGKKKPLSQVSDFLDKLY; translated from the coding sequence GAGTTTTAGTTTTCCTGTCTCTGTTTTGCTTGGCTGATGGTGGGAAGCTGTTGGTGGTGCCAATGGATGGGAGTCACTGGCTCAGCATGCGCTTGGTGCTGGCGGCCCTCAGCAGGAAAGGGCACGAAATAATTGTTGTCGCACCAGAAGTAAACTTGAATGTGAAGGCATCTGAATATTACACTCTAAAGACTTATCCAGTGCCTTTAACCagggaggaactgggagcaaGCATGCATTCATTTGCTAATGATCTTTTTGAGCGAAGACCTTTTCTTCAGAGAATTATTGCGCTTTATGAAAAAGCTCAAGTCATCTCTGGTCTCTACGTCTCTTCCTGTACCAGTTTACTGCACAATAAGGATCTGATGCGATATCTTGAAGGAAGCAAATTTGATGCTGTCCTCATGGACCCTATTGTACCATGTGGACAAATACTGGCTCTGCATCTGTCTGtcccatctgttttctttctccgGGGACTCCCCTGCAGTTTGGATTTGCAGGCTACTCAGTGTCCAGATCCCCCTTCCTACGTCCCAAGAACATTTACAGACAACTCAGACCACATGACATTTATCCAGCGTGTGGAAAACTTATTCCTGAAGTCATCAGAATCCTTTCTTTGCAATTTTGCCTATTTGCCATTTGAACTTCTGGCCTCAGATTTTCTCCACAGATCAGTAACAATGAAGGAGCTCTTAAGCCATGGATCCATTTGGCTTAAAAGGATGGATTTTGTTTTTGAGTATCCCATGCCAGTGATGCCCAACATAGTGTTCATTGGAGGTATaaactgtggaaagaaaaagccattatCTCAGGTCAGTGATTTCCTTGATAAACTATATTAA